DNA sequence from the Bradyrhizobium sp. CIAT3101 genome:
GGCTATGCCGTGACGGGACGTGCCGGACATTGTCCGAGATTGTCGGCCACGCAATCGGTGCTAATTTCACCAGGATGAGCATCTGCGACGAACAGCAGAAATAAGGGAGACACGCGATGGACCGGCTCAAGGGCAAGGTTGCGATGGTTGTGGGCGCCGGCTCGATCGGACCCGGTTGGGGCAACGGCAAGGCGACCGCGGTGACCTTTGCGCGCGAGGGCGCGCAGGTGTTTTGCGTCGACCGCAACGGCGCTGCCGCCGAGGAGACCGCCAGGATCATCGCCGGCGAAGGCGGCAAGGCGACCGCGTTCACGGCGGACGTCGCGCGACATGCCGAGATCGAGGGAATGGTGGCGGCCTGCCTGAAGGCCTATGGCCGCATCGACGTGCTCGACAACAATGTCGGCATCGCCGAGATCGGCAGCGTGGTCGACCTCGACGAAGAGAACTGGGACCGCGTCTTCACCGTCAACCTCAAGAGCGCCTATCTCGCCATGAAGCACGTCGTCCCTGTGATGGTGAAGCAGGGCGGCGGCTCCATCATCAACATCTCCTCGATCGCCTCGATCCGCCATGTCGGAATCTCCTATGTCAGCTACAACGCTAGCAAGGCAGCGATGAACCAGCTGACGCGCTCCACCGCGATCGAGTTCGCCAAGAGCCATGTGCGGGTGAATGCGATCCTGCCCGGCCTGATGAAGACGCCGATGGTGGAGCATTCCGCCGGCCTCGCCAACAGCTATGCCAAGGGCGACGTCGAGGCGATGTGGCGCGCCCGCGATGCGCAGGTGCCGATGGGCCACATGGGCGAGGCTTGGGACGTCGCCAACGCCGCGCTGTTCCTGGCGTCGGACGAGTCGAAATATGTGACGGGGATCGAGCTCGTGGTCGACGGCGGGATCACGTGCAAGGCGGGGGCGTAGCTCCAATCTCCGCTGTCGTCCCGGCGTTCGCCGGGACGACAGCGAGTTTGTGGGGCGACCGAAAACATTATCCCCCCGCACTCAGCTCCGCCCGATCGAGCTCTTCCTCGAGCCGGTGGAACGCATCATCGCCGATCACTTCGGTGGTGCGCAGGTTGAAGATCGATTTGCGTGCGGCCTCGATGGCGCGGCGGCGCAGCGGATCGGCGGGCAGCTCGCCGTTGGCGATGCCGCCGTGCGGATCGTCGTCGGCCTGCATCAGGATGGCGCGATATTCGAGCCTGAGGATTTCGGCCTCCTCCGACGGATCGTCCTCGATCGCGTCAAGCGCGGCGCGATAGGCGACGGCGCGTGCGCGCGCGACTTCGATGCCGACGGGATCGTCGTCCTTGAGGCCGAAGGCGAGGATCAGCGGCCGCAGCGTCAGGCCCTGGATGATCAGCGAGCCCAGCACCACCGCGAAGGCGATGAAGACGATGAAGTCGCGATAGGGGAAATTCTCCGGCAGCGCGAAGGCGGTGGCGAGCGTGACCAGGCCGCGCATGCCGCACCAGGAGATGATGAGGCCGCCCTTCGGCGAGGCGACCTGCTTCGGGTCTTTCGGGTGATAGATGCCGCGCGCGATCAGCACGCGCAGCGTCGTGCGGTAGAACGTGATCCAGAGCAGCCGCACCAGGACAACCGTGAGCAGGATCCAGGCGGCGGCCACGCAATATTCCCAGCGCACGTCTGCGTCGAGCTTGGTCCAGATCGGCCGCATCTGCATGCCGATCAGCATGAAGGCGAGAACGTTGAGTACGAACACCGTGGTCTCCCACACCGCGTAGGACGGCACCCGCAGCCGCGCCGGGATACGGGCCGGCGCCGTTTGTGCGACGGTGATGGCGTAGACGACGATGGTGAGGATGCCGGAGAGGCCGAGATGCTCGGCGGCGATCCAGACCATGAAGGTGGTGGCGAACTGCATGATGATCGCGCTCGGCACTTCCCTCACGCGTTCCATGAACAACGGGATGATGCGCCCCGCGAGAAGGCCGGCCAGCACGCTGCCGACCAGTCCCAGCGCGATCGTCGGCGCGACCTCGCTCCATTTGAGGTGTTCCATGACGACCGCGCCGACGGCGATGCGATAGATCAGGAGCGCAGTGGCGTCGTTGAGCAGGCTCTCGCCCTCGAGCACCTTGACCATGCGGTAGGGCAGCTTGACCTGGCTCAGGATCGCGACGGCGGCCGCGGCATCCGGCGGCGCCACGATGGCGCCGAGCGCCACCGCGGCGGCCCAGGGCATGTCCGGGAACAGCCGGTGCGCGACAAAGGCCACGCCGATCGTGGTCAGGCCGACCGCCGCGACCACCAGGGTCGCGACCGGGACCCAGTTGTTGCGGAGATCGCGCAAGGATGTGTCGAAGGCGGCGTCCAGCAGCACCGGTGCGACAAAAAGCGCCAGCGCCAGGTCCGGCTCCAGCGTCCAGGTCGGGCTGTTCGGCACGAAGGCGATGGCCGCGCCGCCGATGGCGAGAAAGGTCGGATAGGGGACCTTGATCCGCCGGGCCAGCGCCGATAATGCAACGGCGCCGAGCAGAAGCGCGATGATCCATTCGAATGTCGACACGACGATCCCCGAAACCGATGTGAGCAGCGCCACAAGCTAGCACCAATCCGGCCGTATGATGGATAGTACGGCCCCAAGGCAAGCCCCCAAGATAAGCTCCAAGACAAGACTTTCCGGCTGCAACGAGCATGCGTTTTCAAAAACTTCTTCGATTGTCCGGGGCCGTGGTGCTCGCAACGCTTTCGCTCGGTGCCGCTCGGGCCGCGACCGGGGGTGAGCCGGCGGTGGCCGCGCAGATCGACGTCGCGGCCTGCCTGTCCGCAACTGCGGCCGATGACATGGACAAGGCGACCTCGGCCTGTGCCGCAATCATCGACAACGAGAAGACCCCAAAGCCCGATCTGATCAAGGCGCTGGTCGCGCGCGGTGCGCTGCTGGCGCGGCACGACCAGATCGATCGGGCCATCGCCGACGACAGCCGCGCCTTGCTGCTCGATCCTACCTTGGCCGACGTCTTCAACGCGCGTGGCGAGCTCTGGCTGAAGAAGGGCGACAAGCCCAAGGCCGTGCAGGATTTCGGCGCGGCGCTGCGGATCGATCCGAACCACGAAAAGGCCAAGGCCAATCACAAGGCGATCGCGCGCGACCTCGAGCGGATCGGCGCACAGATGGCGGTCGCCGGCAAGCCCAGCTTCAATTGCGCGGGCGCGCGCCGCCCGGTCGAGAAGGCGATCTGCGGCAACCGCGAGCTCGCCGACCTCGACCGCGAGGTTTTTGCCGCCAATGCGCGCGTGCTGCGCGAGGCGCGCAACGAGGGCGAGGCGAGGAAAATCCAGCGCGAGCAGGATGATTTTGTTGCGCGTCGGAATGCCGGGTTCGGCCGGCCGGGATATGATTTGAAGAAGGCCATGCAGGATCGGCTGCAGCGGCTGAACGGGGTGGACGGGTATTGAAGTTCCCCGCCTCATGAGAGGACGTCATGCCGGGACAAGCACGGCCATGACGTCAGGGACCGGCCCGATTTGAACCCATCACGCGTCCCCCGCGACAATGGTGAAAACCTGATGTCACGGAGTGCTTCGGCATGCGTACGCGTTCTTCCGGGCAGATTTCCAAAGTCTCGCTCCGCACTTTCCTTCTCGGCGCGGCGCTCAGCCTTGTGCTTGCCGCTCCGGCATCGGCCGCCGATTGCGTGATGGGCAGCAAGGCGGCGCCGGCGGACATCATCTCGGCGTGCAGTGCCATCATCGACCAGACCTCAAATCCGAATGCCGACCGCGTCGCGGCGCTGCTGGTTCGGGCCGATGCCAATGCGCGGACCTCCGGCGGTCTCACGCAGGCGCTGCGGGATATCGACCGCGCCATTGCGCTCGATGGCAAGAATGCGCGCGCCTGGCGCCTGCGCGGCGATCTGCTGCGCGAGGCGGGCGGCGACCTCAACCGCGCCACGGCCGATCTCAGCAAGGCGATCGAGCTCGATCCGCAGGATGCCGAAGCCTACGAACTGCGCGGCGTCGCCTACACCAACCAGCGCCGGCTCGACCGGGCGCTTGCCGATTACGACAAGGCGATCAAGCTGAAGCCGGATTATGCGCAGGCCTGGTCCGACCGCGGCGCGACCTTTTATCTCAATGGCGACAACGACAAGGCGGTCGCCGATCTCAGCCAGGCCTTGCTGCTCGATCCGAGCCGGGCGCGCAGCTACACCAATCGCGGCGCGGCCTACAAGAAGCTCGGCCAACTCGACAAGTCGATTGCCGACGACAGCGAGGCAATCAGGCTCGATCCGAAGGTGCCGGAATATTACGACAATCGCGGGCTCTCCTATGCCGCGATGAAGGACTACGACAAGGCGATCGCCGATTACGACCAGGCGCTGCGGCTGGCACCGCGGCCGAACTTCTTCACCAATCGCGGCGATTCCTACCAGTTCAAGGGCGAGTTCGGCGCCGCGCTCAGCGACTACAATGACGCGCTGAAGCTCGATCCTGACTTCGCGAAGACCTACAACAACCGCGCCGTGCTCTACACCAAGATGGGCGACCGCAAGAAGGCGCTGGCCGATTACGAGACGGCGCTGCGGCTCGATCCCGGCAACACCAACGCCGCGGATGGCCGCCGCACCATGATGGCGGAGATCGCGAAGTTCGGCGCCGAGCCGCCGCAGCCTTTGGCTGCGAATTCCGGCAACGGCCCCTCATTCGATTGCGCCTCCGCGAAGCGCGAGGTGGAGAAGGTGATCTGCGCCGATCCGCAGCTTGGCATGCTCGACCGCCAGCTCGCCGAGGCCTATGAGCGCGTGCTGAAATCGATGAGCCGGCGCTCGGCCGCCGACTTACGCAAATCCCAGCATGATTTCCTCGCCACCCGCGACGCCAGCTTCCGCCGCCCCGGCTACGATCTGAAGAAGGTCATGCAGGACCGGTTGCAGCGGTTGAACGCGATGGAGGGGTAGGCGCTTCTCTCGTCGCCTCTCCCCGCGCGCGGGGCGAGGGAGCGCAGCACTGGCGCAGCCGCTGTCCCTCCTCCAAAAGGCCCATCCTTTTCAGCTTGAACCGCGGCCCGTTCCCGGGAAAATAGCCCTCAAACAAGGGCCGGCACTTGATCCCTGTCATGGCGGGACTTCCATCCAGCCGTCAGGTCAAGGCGAGGCCAATCAAGGGAACGGGAGCGCGGGAATGAACGTCCGAGGGAACGGCGACGGAAAGAGTGCCTATCATGAGCTCCATGCGCGCTCGCTGGCCGATCCCGCGGGCTTCTGGGCCGAGGCGGCCAAGGAGATCGACTGGATCGAACCGCCGAAAAAGATCTTCGACCCCACCCAGGGCGTCTACGGCCGCTGGTTCGCCGGCGGCGTCGTCAACACCTGCTACAACGCGCTCGACCGCCATGTCGAACGCGGCCGCGCCGACCAGGTCGCGCTGATCCATGATTCGCCGCTGACCAATTCGGTCACGAAATTCACCTATGCCGAGCTGCTGGCCGAGGTGCAGGCGCTCGCCGCCGTCATGCAGGACTTTGGCGTCGCCAAGGGCGACCGCGTCATCCTCTATATGCCGATGGTGCCGGAGGCCGTGGTTGCGATGCTCGCCTGCGCGCGCATCGGTGCGGTGCATTCCGTGGTGTTCGGCGGCTTTGCCGCAAAGGAGCTTGCGACCCGCATCGACGACGCGCAGCCAATGCTCATTCTCTCCGCGAGCTGCGGCATCGAACCCGGCCGCATCGTGCAGTACAAGCCGCTGCTCGACGAGGCGATCAAGCTGGCGTCCGCCAAGCCCAAGGCCTGCATCGTGCTGCAGCGTCCGCAGCTCACGTGCGACCTCATGCCGAAGCGCGACTATGACTGGGCGAGCCTGCGCCGCAAGGCGATGAACGACGGCAAGAAGGCGCCTTGCGTGCCCGTTGCCGCGACCGATCCGCTCTACATCCTCTACACGTCCGGCACCACCGGTATTCCCAAGGGCGTCGTGCGCGACAATGGCGGGCACCTGGTTGCGGTGAAATGGTCGATGTTCAACCTCTATGGCGTCAAGCCGGGCGAGGTCTGGTGGTGCGGCTCCGACATCGGCTGGGTGGTCGGCCACAGCTACATCATCTACGGCCCGCTGCTGCACGGCGCGACTTCGATCATGTATGAAGGCAAGCCAGTCGGAACGCCCGACGCCGGCGCGTTCTGGCGGGTGATCAGCCAGCACAAGGCGGTCGCCTTCTTCACCGCGCCGACCGCGTTCCGCGCCATCCGCAAGGAGGACCCGGAAGGCAAGTTCATCCGGCAATACGATCTGTCGACATTCCGCACACTGTTCCTCGCCGGCGAGCGTGCCGATCCGCCGACGGTGGAATGGGCGGAACAGCAGTTGAAGGTGCCTGTCATCGACCATTGGTGGCAGACCGAGACAGGCTGGTGCATTGCCGGCAACCCGATCGGCCTCGGCCAGCTGCCGGTGAAGCACGGCTCGCCGACGGTGCCGATGCCGGGCTACCAGGTCGACGTGGTGGATGAGGCAGCGAAGCCCGTGCCGGCGAACACCATGGGCTCGATCGTGATAAAACTGCCGATGCCGCCGGGCTGCCTGCCGACGCTGTGGAATCAGGATGAACGATTCAAGGAGGCGTACCTCACCGAATTCCCCGGCTACTACAAGACCTCGGATGCCGGTTACAAGGACGAGGACGGCTATGTCTTCGTGATGGGCCGCACCGACGACATCATCAACGTGGCCGGCCATCGTCTCTCCACCGGCGGCATGGAGGAGATTCTGGCGTCGCATCCGGATGTCGCCGAATGTGCCGTGCTCGGCGTCAAGGACGCGATCAAGGGCGAGGTGCCTTGCGGCTTCCTGGTGCTGAAAGCCGGCGTGAAGCGGCAGCCCGCCGAGATCGAGAAGGAGATCGTCGCACTTGTGCGCGACCGGCTCGGCCCCGTCGCCGCCTTCAAGCTCGCTATCACCGTCGGCCGCCTGCCCAAGACACGCTCGGGCAAGATTTTGCGCGGCACCATCAAGAAGATCGCCGACGGCGAGGCCTGGACCATGCCCGCCACGATCGAGGACCCCAGGGTGCTGGACGAGATCGGCGAGGCGCTGAAGGGGCGGGTGTGAGGCGAAGCGTCATGCGGGCGAGGTGCTGCCCCAACTTCCGCCGTCATCGCCCGAGCAGGCGGGCGATCCAGTACTCCGCGGCGGTAATTGTCTAACCCAATGTCCGCCGCGGTGTACTGGATTCCCCGCTTGCCGCCTACGCTAAAGCTTCGGCGCGCCCAAGACCGAAACCTCGGCGAAGCCTTGGCGTAGCCGGGTCGCGGGGAATGACAGCGAGCTGGAACGGCGCCAGGACTTACAATCTCCGCATTCCGCGCTAAACAGGGCCGGCCAACAGGGGACCTGCTATGTCATTCGCCACCGCGCCGCGGCTGCTCATTGCCGTGGGTCTCGTCATCGCTCTCTCCGCCTGCTCGGCGCGTTACCAGACGCCGGTTGCAATGGGCAACGACGACGATGATGCGGTGTGCCAGAGCCGCGGTTACGCTCAGGGCTCGCCGGAATATGTGGCCTGCCGCAAGGACCGCGACGTCCAGCGCAATGCGGCGATCGCCCGCGCCGACAGAAGTCAGCGTAATCTTGGCGAATACATGCTGAACCATCCGTAGCTCACGTGTCGTCCCGGCCTAGCGCGCAATTGCGCGCTAGGCCGGGACGACAGCGGAGAGTGTGGTCGCGGCACAAACAAAAACGCGGCAGGTTTCCCCACCGCGTTTGCATCTGACAACGAAAGAAAGAGCGAGGACTACTCCTCCTCTTCCTCGTGCTTCTTGCCGCCGAGGGTCTTGAGCTTGGCGAACACGGCGTCGACGTTGAGGTCGTCGCTCGACTTCTCGGACGGCTCGTACTCGTCCTTCTTGGTGGTCTCGGATGCCGGCAGCAGGGTGGCGCCGCCATAGGCTGCGTCGATCGGCTTCTCCTTCGCCGCGCGCGCCACTTCGAAATCGAGCTCGATCTGCGAGCAGAGGCCGAGGGTGACCGGGTCGATCGGGGTCAGCTGCGAGGTGTTCCAGTGGGTGCGGTCGCGGACGCTGGCGATCGTGCTCTTGGTGGTGCCGACCAGGCGCATGACCTGGGCGTCCTTGAGCTCCGGATGGCTGCGCAGCAGCCAGAGGATGGCGCTGGGGCGCTCGTGGCGGCGCGACACCGGGGTGTAGCGCGGGCCCTTGCGCTTGGGCTGGGGCGGCAGCACGACCTTGCTCTCCTGGAGGCGGAGC
Encoded proteins:
- a CDS encoding glucose 1-dehydrogenase; the encoded protein is MDRLKGKVAMVVGAGSIGPGWGNGKATAVTFAREGAQVFCVDRNGAAAEETARIIAGEGGKATAFTADVARHAEIEGMVAACLKAYGRIDVLDNNVGIAEIGSVVDLDEENWDRVFTVNLKSAYLAMKHVVPVMVKQGGGSIINISSIASIRHVGISYVSYNASKAAMNQLTRSTAIEFAKSHVRVNAILPGLMKTPMVEHSAGLANSYAKGDVEAMWRARDAQVPMGHMGEAWDVANAALFLASDESKYVTGIELVVDGGITCKAGA
- a CDS encoding sodium:proton antiporter, whose amino-acid sequence is MALLTSVSGIVVSTFEWIIALLLGAVALSALARRIKVPYPTFLAIGGAAIAFVPNSPTWTLEPDLALALFVAPVLLDAAFDTSLRDLRNNWVPVATLVVAAVGLTTIGVAFVAHRLFPDMPWAAAVALGAIVAPPDAAAAVAILSQVKLPYRMVKVLEGESLLNDATALLIYRIAVGAVVMEHLKWSEVAPTIALGLVGSVLAGLLAGRIIPLFMERVREVPSAIIMQFATTFMVWIAAEHLGLSGILTIVVYAITVAQTAPARIPARLRVPSYAVWETTVFVLNVLAFMLIGMQMRPIWTKLDADVRWEYCVAAAWILLTVVLVRLLWITFYRTTLRVLIARGIYHPKDPKQVASPKGGLIISWCGMRGLVTLATAFALPENFPYRDFIVFIAFAVVLGSLIIQGLTLRPLILAFGLKDDDPVGIEVARARAVAYRAALDAIEDDPSEEAEILRLEYRAILMQADDDPHGGIANGELPADPLRRRAIEAARKSIFNLRTTEVIGDDAFHRLEEELDRAELSAGG
- a CDS encoding tetratricopeptide repeat protein, giving the protein MRFQKLLRLSGAVVLATLSLGAARAATGGEPAVAAQIDVAACLSATAADDMDKATSACAAIIDNEKTPKPDLIKALVARGALLARHDQIDRAIADDSRALLLDPTLADVFNARGELWLKKGDKPKAVQDFGAALRIDPNHEKAKANHKAIARDLERIGAQMAVAGKPSFNCAGARRPVEKAICGNRELADLDREVFAANARVLREARNEGEARKIQREQDDFVARRNAGFGRPGYDLKKAMQDRLQRLNGVDGY
- a CDS encoding tetratricopeptide repeat protein; protein product: MRTRSSGQISKVSLRTFLLGAALSLVLAAPASAADCVMGSKAAPADIISACSAIIDQTSNPNADRVAALLVRADANARTSGGLTQALRDIDRAIALDGKNARAWRLRGDLLREAGGDLNRATADLSKAIELDPQDAEAYELRGVAYTNQRRLDRALADYDKAIKLKPDYAQAWSDRGATFYLNGDNDKAVADLSQALLLDPSRARSYTNRGAAYKKLGQLDKSIADDSEAIRLDPKVPEYYDNRGLSYAAMKDYDKAIADYDQALRLAPRPNFFTNRGDSYQFKGEFGAALSDYNDALKLDPDFAKTYNNRAVLYTKMGDRKKALADYETALRLDPGNTNAADGRRTMMAEIAKFGAEPPQPLAANSGNGPSFDCASAKREVEKVICADPQLGMLDRQLAEAYERVLKSMSRRSAADLRKSQHDFLATRDASFRRPGYDLKKVMQDRLQRLNAMEG
- a CDS encoding propionyl-CoA synthetase, with protein sequence MNVRGNGDGKSAYHELHARSLADPAGFWAEAAKEIDWIEPPKKIFDPTQGVYGRWFAGGVVNTCYNALDRHVERGRADQVALIHDSPLTNSVTKFTYAELLAEVQALAAVMQDFGVAKGDRVILYMPMVPEAVVAMLACARIGAVHSVVFGGFAAKELATRIDDAQPMLILSASCGIEPGRIVQYKPLLDEAIKLASAKPKACIVLQRPQLTCDLMPKRDYDWASLRRKAMNDGKKAPCVPVAATDPLYILYTSGTTGIPKGVVRDNGGHLVAVKWSMFNLYGVKPGEVWWCGSDIGWVVGHSYIIYGPLLHGATSIMYEGKPVGTPDAGAFWRVISQHKAVAFFTAPTAFRAIRKEDPEGKFIRQYDLSTFRTLFLAGERADPPTVEWAEQQLKVPVIDHWWQTETGWCIAGNPIGLGQLPVKHGSPTVPMPGYQVDVVDEAAKPVPANTMGSIVIKLPMPPGCLPTLWNQDERFKEAYLTEFPGYYKTSDAGYKDEDGYVFVMGRTDDIINVAGHRLSTGGMEEILASHPDVAECAVLGVKDAIKGEVPCGFLVLKAGVKRQPAEIEKEIVALVRDRLGPVAAFKLAITVGRLPKTRSGKILRGTIKKIADGEAWTMPATIEDPRVLDEIGEALKGRV
- a CDS encoding cell cycle transcriptional regulator TrcR; the protein is MSNAPLMPKATAVWLLDNTALTFDQVADFTKMHPLEVRAIADGDAAQGIKGMDPISNGQLTREEIEKGERNQDYRLRLQESKVVLPPQPKRKGPRYTPVSRRHERPSAILWLLRSHPELKDAQVMRLVGTTKSTIASVRDRTHWNTSQLTPIDPVTLGLCSQIELDFEVARAAKEKPIDAAYGGATLLPASETTKKDEYEPSEKSSDDLNVDAVFAKLKTLGGKKHEEEEE